A stretch of the Bacillus anthracis str. Vollum genome encodes the following:
- a CDS encoding ABC transporter ATP-binding protein: MALLKVEDLKVHFPIKGGVFGRTLDYVRAVDGVSFELQPGETYGIVGESGSGKSTTGKAIMHLTKATGGSIHFNNRDLTKLSRSELREQRKDIQMIFQDPYSSLNPKKRVMDIIAEPLRNFEKLSPDEERRAVQDYLDKVGLNPESIYKYPHEFSGGQRQRIGIARALTLKPKLIIADEPVSALDVSVQAQVLNFLQDLQSELGLTYLFISHDLGVIRHMCDRIGVMYRGRIVEEATSAEIYNNPQHIYTKRLISAIPDIRPENREQQRKLRREVSAEYEKSYENYFNENGRAYDLKPISPTHRVALP; the protein is encoded by the coding sequence ATGGCACTGCTTAAAGTAGAAGATTTAAAAGTACACTTTCCAATTAAAGGTGGTGTTTTCGGTCGTACATTAGATTACGTTCGTGCTGTTGATGGCGTAAGCTTCGAACTACAACCTGGCGAAACGTACGGAATCGTTGGGGAATCTGGGAGCGGTAAATCAACAACTGGAAAAGCAATTATGCACTTAACGAAAGCGACGGGCGGTAGTATTCATTTTAATAATAGAGATTTAACAAAGTTAAGTCGCTCAGAACTAAGAGAACAACGAAAAGATATTCAAATGATTTTCCAAGATCCTTATTCATCCTTAAACCCAAAGAAACGTGTTATGGATATTATCGCGGAACCACTTCGGAATTTTGAGAAACTCTCACCCGACGAAGAACGTAGAGCTGTTCAAGATTATCTTGATAAAGTCGGCTTAAATCCGGAGTCTATTTATAAATATCCACATGAATTTTCCGGTGGGCAAAGACAGCGGATTGGTATTGCACGCGCCCTTACACTAAAACCGAAGCTTATTATCGCAGATGAACCTGTATCTGCACTTGACGTGTCAGTACAAGCGCAAGTTTTAAACTTCTTACAAGATTTACAATCCGAACTCGGACTAACATACTTATTTATTAGTCATGATTTAGGTGTAATTCGCCATATGTGTGACCGTATAGGTGTTATGTATCGCGGACGCATTGTGGAAGAAGCAACTAGTGCTGAAATTTATAACAATCCACAGCACATCTATACGAAGCGCCTAATATCAGCTATTCCTGATATTCGTCCAGAAAACCGCGAACAACAGCGTAAATTGCGTCGTGAAGTAAGCGCTGAGTACGAAAAATCATACGAAAATTATTTCAATGAAAATGGACGTGCTTACGATTTAAAACCAATCTCGCCAACTCACCGGGTGGCATTACCATAA
- the rbsR gene encoding ribose operon transcriptional repressor RbsR: MSTIKDVAKLAGVSVSTVSRVLNKNGYVHEDTLKKVERAIEMLDYKPSTVARSLYNKKSRLIGLVVPNIVNPFFPEVARAVEDVAHKQGYTVVLCNSDESLEKEKQYIDVLRQNNVDGFIVATNPQNSVNYMNLSVPVVAIDRMFNERIPAVYADNYAGSQAATKLLIDKGCKRIAHIRGPRDVSTANERFEGFVDVITQNNLSYMIAESTFDPANSERVAVELLEEYPHIDGIVAGNDLIAIGIVKAALQKGISIPDDLQIIGFDGISLTEMMYPSITTVAQPIYEMGKVATELLLEQMEGNVLEEKHYRLPIEIIERNTTK; encoded by the coding sequence ATGAGTACGATTAAAGACGTTGCAAAATTAGCGGGAGTATCTGTTTCGACCGTTTCCAGAGTGTTAAATAAAAATGGATATGTTCATGAAGATACGTTAAAGAAAGTAGAACGAGCGATTGAGATGCTAGACTATAAGCCTAGTACAGTAGCGCGTTCACTGTATAATAAAAAATCTCGTTTAATTGGCTTAGTTGTTCCAAATATCGTGAATCCATTCTTTCCAGAAGTTGCACGTGCCGTAGAAGATGTAGCGCATAAGCAAGGGTATACAGTTGTACTTTGTAACTCTGATGAAAGTTTAGAGAAAGAAAAGCAATATATTGATGTACTTAGGCAAAATAATGTAGATGGATTTATTGTAGCGACAAATCCACAAAATAGTGTGAATTACATGAACTTGTCAGTACCAGTCGTTGCAATTGACCGTATGTTTAATGAGCGTATACCTGCTGTGTATGCAGATAACTATGCGGGAAGTCAGGCAGCGACAAAGTTATTAATAGATAAAGGCTGTAAACGTATTGCGCATATTCGTGGACCGCGTGACGTAAGTACAGCTAATGAACGTTTTGAAGGCTTTGTAGACGTTATTACGCAAAATAATCTTTCTTATATGATTGCAGAGAGTACATTTGATCCAGCTAATAGTGAGCGTGTAGCGGTGGAACTATTAGAAGAATACCCGCATATTGATGGAATTGTTGCTGGGAATGATTTAATTGCAATAGGTATCGTAAAGGCTGCGCTTCAAAAGGGGATTTCTATTCCGGATGATTTACAAATTATCGGATTTGATGGGATTTCTTTAACAGAGATGATGTATCCATCTATTACAACTGTTGCGCAGCCAATTTATGAAATGGGGAAAGTTGCAACAGAACTGTTGTTAGAGCAGATGGAAGGAAACGTATTAGAAGAGAAACACTATCGTTTACCGATTGAAATTATAGAACGAAATACAACGAAGTAA
- the rbsK gene encoding ribokinase yields MPNIAVVGSISMDLVAVSKKRPKAGETVIGEAFHTIPGGKGANQAVAAARLGANVAMVGAVGDDNYGTVVKRNLENERVFIDYVVPVTDAATGIAHIVLAEEDNSIVVVQGANALVNESVVNRSKDLLIKADMVVLQLEIPLETVKYVLAICQEHKIPVMLNPAPAQVLSEDILEKATYITPNEHECRIVLDDFTSPIEDLLAKYPNKLLMTEGSNGVRFHNGTEIVHVPSIAVDVVDTTGAGDTFNGALAVALSEGETLQKAIRFANIAGGLSVTKLGAQGGMPTRDRVREVQVIVG; encoded by the coding sequence ATGCCAAATATTGCAGTAGTAGGTAGTATTTCAATGGACTTAGTGGCCGTTTCAAAAAAACGTCCGAAAGCAGGGGAAACAGTAATTGGTGAAGCATTTCATACAATTCCAGGAGGGAAAGGAGCTAACCAGGCGGTTGCTGCAGCTAGATTAGGCGCAAATGTAGCGATGGTTGGAGCAGTAGGAGACGATAATTATGGAACTGTAGTGAAGAGAAATTTAGAGAACGAACGCGTTTTTATCGACTATGTGGTACCGGTTACAGATGCGGCGACAGGAATTGCTCATATCGTTTTAGCAGAAGAGGATAACAGTATTGTTGTCGTGCAAGGGGCGAATGCTCTTGTAAATGAGTCGGTTGTAAATCGTTCAAAAGATCTTCTTATAAAAGCTGATATGGTTGTGCTTCAACTAGAGATTCCGCTTGAAACAGTAAAATATGTATTGGCTATTTGTCAGGAACACAAAATCCCGGTTATGTTAAATCCAGCGCCAGCACAAGTGTTATCAGAAGATATTTTAGAAAAGGCAACTTATATTACACCAAATGAACATGAGTGCCGCATCGTATTAGATGATTTCACATCGCCAATTGAAGATTTACTGGCTAAATATCCGAATAAACTATTGATGACAGAAGGTTCTAACGGTGTACGTTTCCATAATGGTACGGAGATTGTACATGTTCCTAGCATTGCTGTTGATGTAGTAGATACGACTGGAGCTGGTGATACATTTAATGGTGCATTAGCAGTTGCGCTTTCTGAAGGAGAAACACTTCAAAAAGCAATTCGTTTTGCGAATATTGCTGGTGGTCTTTCTGTAACGAAGCTTGGGGCGCAAGGCGGTATGCCAACGAGAGATAGAGTACGTGAAGTGCAGGTGATTGTCGGGTGA
- the opp4B gene encoding oligopeptide ABC transporter permease: MWKFILRRILVMIPQLFVLSVLVFTLAKAMPGDALSGAELANPKADPKVIEEQREKLGLNDPIPTQYVRWISNAVQGDFGISYAHKIQVTDIIGERLGNTVLLALLILILTYLIAIPLGVISGRWNDTWADRLITLYNFLGFGTPLFIFGLVMLFLFGFLYPIFPTSGSVDPQVAAGSFDYYLSKLNHMILPALSGALIGTVGTVQYLRSEIIDTKHKDFVRTVKAKGVPESKVYSRHILRNSFLPIAAFLGYEITGLVGGSIILENIFGYPGIGQLFFQSITQRDFSVVTALVLFTGFATLLGTLLSDIILSIVDPRIRID; this comes from the coding sequence ATGTGGAAATTTATATTACGCCGGATTTTAGTTATGATACCGCAATTATTCGTATTAAGCGTACTCGTCTTTACACTTGCTAAAGCAATGCCAGGTGATGCATTAAGTGGCGCTGAACTAGCAAACCCAAAAGCCGATCCAAAAGTAATTGAAGAACAACGTGAGAAACTTGGGTTAAATGACCCTATTCCCACACAATATGTAAGGTGGATTTCAAATGCCGTACAAGGGGATTTCGGTATTTCTTACGCACATAAAATACAAGTAACAGATATTATTGGGGAACGCCTTGGTAATACAGTGCTGTTAGCTCTTCTAATTCTTATTCTTACTTATTTAATCGCCATTCCACTTGGCGTTATAAGTGGGCGTTGGAATGATACGTGGGCTGATCGACTCATTACACTCTATAACTTTTTAGGATTTGGTACACCCCTATTTATTTTCGGATTAGTAATGTTATTCTTATTCGGCTTTTTATACCCGATCTTCCCTACAAGTGGTAGCGTTGATCCACAAGTGGCAGCCGGATCATTTGATTACTATTTAAGTAAATTAAATCATATGATTTTACCAGCTTTATCTGGGGCATTAATTGGCACTGTAGGAACTGTACAATATTTACGAAGTGAAATTATTGATACGAAACATAAAGATTTTGTACGCACAGTAAAAGCAAAAGGTGTACCAGAATCTAAAGTATATTCCAGACATATTTTACGAAATTCATTTTTACCAATTGCAGCATTTTTAGGATATGAAATTACAGGTTTAGTTGGTGGCTCTATTATTCTAGAAAATATTTTCGGCTACCCAGGAATTGGACAACTATTTTTCCAATCTATCACTCAACGTGATTTCAGTGTCGTAACTGCTCTTGTATTATTTACTGGATTCGCAACGCTACTCGGGACTCTTCTTTCCGATATTATTCTAAGCATCGTTGATCCACGTATTCGTATTGATTAA
- the rbsD gene encoding D-ribose pyranase, with product MKKHGVLNSEIAAVLASLGHTDTIVIADCGLPIPDGVKRIDLAVEIGKPSFLDVLQVVADDMAIEKVTLAEEVINNNAEVNKEIELKLIEPAFEYVCHEQFKEHTKKAKAIIRTGEATPYANVILHAGVIF from the coding sequence GTGAAAAAGCACGGCGTATTAAACAGTGAGATTGCAGCAGTGCTTGCTTCACTTGGGCATACGGATACGATTGTAATCGCTGATTGCGGTTTACCAATTCCTGACGGAGTAAAGAGAATTGATCTAGCTGTTGAAATAGGAAAACCTAGCTTTTTAGATGTATTGCAAGTGGTAGCGGATGATATGGCAATTGAAAAAGTGACGTTAGCAGAAGAAGTCATTAACAACAATGCGGAAGTAAATAAAGAAATCGAGCTAAAATTAATAGAACCAGCGTTTGAATATGTATGTCATGAACAATTTAAAGAGCATACAAAGAAAGCGAAAGCTATTATTCGTACAGGTGAGGCTACGCCTTATGCCAATGTAATTTTACATGCAGGCGTGATTTTTTAA
- the opp4A gene encoding oligopeptide ABC transporter substrate-binding protein, with amino-acid sequence MNKPKLYKVLSTLAASTLLLSACGGADSGSKKTNTKKVETNKFSAAVKNDGKEIKDGSLTYGLVSNSPFAGVLSRVLYEVAPDSEIMDFFDEGLLASDKNWEITNDGAATYTISEDKKTITIKIKDNVKWHDGNPVTAEDLEYSYLIIGNSKYTGIRYDTQMQMIEGMEEYHAGKADKISGIKVVDPKTISITYKEVNPSLKTGIWTYPTPKKYLGDVPIEKLAESDKIRQNPIGFGPFKVKKIVPGESVEYERFDDYWAGKPKLKNVTLKVVNPSIVSASLKKGDIDIASITADQYPNVSKLKNTQLVGKTALAYTYIGFKFGHMDKAKNEAVMDNDKFKDVRLRQAMAYAIDREKLGEKVYHGLRVPANSPIPPSMPKYHNNNAGAYNLDVDKAKKLLDEAGYKDKNGDGFREDPKGNEFKINFLASNGSETSEPLAKFYIQSWKDIGLKVELVDGRLHEFNAMREMIKKDDPKVDIFSGAWNTGSDPDLSGLWGKNAGFNYQRWVNDENTKLLDAGLSEKATDEKYRKEVYDKWQKLIHDEAPMIPIHYTFDLTGVNKRVKDFDVNAEVNQITSHWKDVTVTSEKPEVEK; translated from the coding sequence ATGAACAAACCAAAATTGTACAAAGTATTAAGTACACTTGCTGCTTCAACATTATTACTATCTGCATGTGGGGGTGCTGATAGCGGTAGCAAAAAAACAAATACGAAAAAAGTAGAAACAAATAAATTTAGTGCTGCTGTAAAAAATGATGGTAAAGAAATTAAAGACGGATCATTAACTTATGGACTCGTTTCAAATTCACCTTTCGCTGGTGTTTTAAGTAGAGTATTGTATGAAGTTGCTCCAGATTCAGAAATTATGGATTTCTTTGATGAAGGTTTATTAGCTTCAGATAAAAACTGGGAAATCACAAATGACGGTGCTGCAACGTATACAATTTCTGAAGATAAAAAAACAATTACTATTAAGATTAAAGATAATGTAAAATGGCACGATGGTAACCCTGTAACCGCTGAGGATTTAGAATATTCTTATTTAATCATTGGTAATAGTAAATATACAGGTATCCGTTACGATACACAAATGCAAATGATTGAAGGTATGGAAGAATATCACGCTGGAAAAGCTGACAAAATCTCTGGTATTAAAGTAGTCGACCCAAAAACAATTTCGATTACTTATAAAGAAGTAAACCCTTCACTGAAAACTGGTATTTGGACATATCCTACACCTAAAAAATATTTAGGTGATGTACCAATTGAAAAACTGGCTGAATCTGATAAGATCCGTCAAAATCCAATTGGATTCGGACCATTTAAAGTGAAGAAAATTGTTCCTGGTGAATCAGTTGAGTATGAGCGCTTCGATGATTACTGGGCTGGCAAACCTAAACTAAAAAATGTAACATTAAAAGTTGTAAATCCATCTATTGTTAGTGCATCTCTGAAAAAAGGTGATATTGATATTGCATCAATTACTGCTGATCAATATCCAAACGTAAGTAAATTAAAAAATACACAACTAGTAGGAAAAACTGCGCTTGCTTACACTTATATCGGATTTAAATTTGGACATATGGACAAAGCAAAGAATGAAGCTGTAATGGATAACGATAAGTTCAAAGATGTTCGTTTACGTCAAGCAATGGCTTATGCAATTGATAGAGAAAAATTAGGAGAAAAAGTATATCACGGACTTCGTGTTCCAGCTAACTCTCCAATTCCACCATCTATGCCAAAGTACCATAATAACAATGCTGGCGCATATAACTTAGATGTAGATAAAGCGAAAAAACTATTAGATGAAGCTGGCTATAAAGATAAAAATGGTGACGGATTCCGTGAAGATCCAAAAGGTAATGAATTTAAAATTAACTTCTTAGCTAGTAACGGTAGTGAAACAAGTGAACCACTGGCTAAATTCTATATCCAATCTTGGAAAGATATCGGCTTAAAAGTAGAACTTGTTGATGGACGCTTACATGAATTTAATGCTATGCGTGAAATGATTAAAAAAGATGATCCAAAGGTTGATATTTTCTCTGGTGCTTGGAACACTGGTTCTGATCCTGACCTTTCTGGTCTATGGGGTAAAAATGCTGGTTTTAACTATCAGCGCTGGGTAAATGATGAAAATACAAAGTTATTAGATGCTGGATTATCAGAAAAAGCTACTGATGAAAAATATCGTAAAGAAGTATACGATAAATGGCAAAAATTAATTCATGACGAAGCACCGATGATTCCAATTCATTACACATTTGATTTAACAGGTGTTAATAAGCGCGTAAAAGATTTTGATGTCAATGCTGAAGTGAATCAAATAACTTCACATTGGAAAGACGTTACTGTAACAAGTGAGAAGCCAGAAGTAGAAAAATAA
- the glpT gene encoding glycerol-3-phosphate transporter: MFFTQFFKPAPHAERLPADRVDSEYRKLRLQVFLGIFIGYAGYYFVRKNFSLAMPYLIEQGFSKGELGVILSAVSIAYGLSKFLMGIVSDRCNPRYFLAAGLFLSGIINIIFGSFSFITTSIILMFVLQFLNGWVQGMGWPPCGRTMVHWFSISERGTKMSIWNVAHNVGGALMPSLVTLGLYFFANDWKSIFYFPGILSILVGVYVLITMKDTPQSCGLPSIEEHTGEYPPDEKIKDRERELSAKEILFKYVLNNKFLWYIAIANVFVYFVRYGVVDWAPTYLVEEKSFTHSSSRTAYALYEWAGIPGTLLCGWMSDKLFKGRRAPAGILFMVGVFIAVLVYWLNPPGNPMVDSIALVAIGFLIYGPVMLIGLHALDLAPKKAAGTAAGLTGFFGYLGGAAFASAAMGFIVDAFGWDGGFILLLASCVLAMFFLALTLKTGSVKQKQA, translated from the coding sequence ATGTTTTTTACACAATTCTTTAAACCTGCGCCCCACGCGGAACGCTTACCAGCTGACCGCGTTGACAGTGAATACCGTAAACTACGTTTACAAGTATTCTTAGGTATCTTCATCGGCTATGCAGGTTATTACTTTGTTCGAAAAAACTTTTCACTAGCAATGCCATACTTAATTGAACAAGGCTTTAGTAAAGGGGAACTTGGGGTTATCCTTTCAGCAGTTTCTATCGCTTACGGATTAAGTAAATTTCTTATGGGTATCGTATCCGATCGTTGTAATCCTCGCTACTTTTTAGCAGCTGGGCTATTTTTATCAGGTATCATTAATATTATTTTCGGCTCATTTTCTTTCATTACAACGAGTATTATACTTATGTTTGTACTTCAGTTTTTAAATGGATGGGTACAAGGTATGGGATGGCCTCCTTGTGGTCGTACAATGGTTCACTGGTTCTCTATTAGTGAACGTGGTACAAAAATGTCTATTTGGAACGTCGCTCATAACGTCGGCGGAGCGCTTATGCCTTCTCTTGTAACATTAGGCTTATACTTCTTTGCGAATGACTGGAAGAGTATTTTTTACTTCCCAGGTATTCTTTCAATTTTAGTTGGTGTTTATGTATTAATTACGATGAAAGATACACCTCAATCTTGTGGATTACCTTCTATTGAAGAACATACTGGAGAATATCCACCAGATGAGAAGATAAAAGATCGTGAACGTGAACTTTCAGCAAAGGAAATTTTATTTAAATACGTACTAAACAATAAATTTTTATGGTACATCGCGATTGCGAACGTTTTCGTATATTTCGTACGTTACGGTGTTGTAGACTGGGCTCCTACTTATTTAGTAGAAGAAAAAAGCTTTACTCATAGTAGTTCACGTACAGCTTATGCTCTATATGAATGGGCTGGTATTCCAGGTACACTTCTTTGCGGCTGGATGAGTGATAAACTATTTAAAGGACGCCGCGCACCTGCTGGTATTTTATTTATGGTTGGTGTATTTATCGCCGTTCTTGTGTACTGGCTAAACCCTCCTGGTAATCCAATGGTTGATAGTATCGCACTTGTTGCAATTGGATTTTTAATTTACGGACCTGTTATGTTAATTGGTCTACACGCTCTTGACTTAGCACCAAAGAAAGCGGCTGGAACTGCAGCTGGATTAACTGGCTTCTTCGGTTACTTAGGCGGAGCAGCTTTCGCTAGTGCCGCTATGGGCTTTATCGTCGATGCATTCGGATGGGATGGCGGATTCATCTTATTACTTGCATCTTGTGTACTTGCAATGTTCTTCCTTGCTCTTACTTTAAAGACAGGGTCAGTAAAACAAAAGCAAGCTTAA
- a CDS encoding ABC transporter permease, whose protein sequence is MLANPEKQTEVIHYEKIPSGFSIMWREFRKDKLAMFSLFFLALILIAVYTTSFIMKQEDIVRVDLFAIYDPPSAEHWLGTDYGGRDIFGQLIIGTRNSFTVGLAITLLSTLIGLTMGLIAGYFGGVVDNIIMRFIDFMMILPFLMIVIVFISLVPTFNITTFILIMTAFLWVGKARLIRSKVLTEKELDYVSASKTLGTPNWKIIFQQILPNLSSIIIVNITLNLAGNIGIESSLTYLGFGLPESTPSLGTLVSYATNPDVLQEKWWIWLPASIMILVLMLCINFIGQALKRAADARQRKG, encoded by the coding sequence ATGTTAGCAAATCCTGAAAAACAAACTGAAGTCATTCATTACGAAAAGATCCCTTCTGGTTTCTCCATTATGTGGCGAGAATTTCGTAAAGATAAACTAGCAATGTTTTCCCTATTCTTTTTAGCTTTAATATTAATAGCCGTTTATACAACTTCATTTATTATGAAACAAGAAGATATCGTTCGAGTCGATCTGTTCGCCATTTATGATCCTCCTTCTGCTGAACATTGGCTAGGAACTGATTATGGAGGCCGTGATATTTTCGGACAATTAATTATTGGTACACGTAATTCCTTTACAGTTGGTTTAGCCATCACTCTTTTATCAACTCTTATCGGTCTTACAATGGGACTAATTGCTGGCTATTTTGGAGGAGTTGTCGATAACATCATCATGCGTTTTATCGATTTTATGATGATTTTACCATTCTTAATGATTGTTATCGTATTTATCTCACTCGTTCCAACTTTCAATATTACTACCTTTATTCTCATAATGACCGCTTTCTTATGGGTCGGAAAAGCAAGACTTATACGCTCTAAAGTATTAACGGAGAAAGAACTTGATTACGTATCTGCATCTAAAACATTAGGAACACCAAATTGGAAGATTATCTTCCAACAAATATTACCTAATTTAAGTTCTATTATTATCGTAAATATTACATTAAATCTTGCTGGTAACATCGGGATTGAATCTAGTTTGACTTACTTAGGTTTTGGTCTACCAGAAAGTACACCGAGTCTTGGTACACTTGTAAGTTATGCAACAAACCCAGATGTATTGCAAGAAAAATGGTGGATTTGGTTACCCGCATCAATCATGATTTTAGTGTTGATGCTGTGTATAAATTTTATTGGTCAAGCGTTAAAGCGTGCGGCTGATGCGAGACAAAGAAAAGGTTAA
- a CDS encoding MarR family winged helix-turn-helix transcriptional regulator: MPNDMTHIDKIQALAFSIGKKMQTELLEQMQATGLTPPQFYILKILDHYGASRATKLAKKMYVKPSAITVMIDRLIDQELVERYHDKDDRRVVIIELTKKGKARVEEAMVARNEHIAKYFSHLELQEREDLLRLFEKLETIICGTQEKKENN; this comes from the coding sequence ATGCCAAATGATATGACGCATATCGATAAAATTCAAGCTCTTGCCTTTTCGATTGGAAAGAAAATGCAGACAGAGTTATTAGAACAAATGCAAGCAACAGGACTTACACCACCGCAGTTTTATATTTTAAAGATTTTAGATCATTATGGAGCTTCAAGGGCGACAAAATTAGCAAAAAAGATGTATGTAAAGCCTAGTGCAATTACAGTGATGATCGATCGCCTAATTGACCAAGAGCTTGTAGAGCGCTATCACGACAAAGATGACCGCCGCGTTGTCATCATTGAGTTAACAAAAAAGGGGAAAGCCAGGGTAGAAGAGGCAATGGTCGCTCGTAATGAGCACATTGCAAAATATTTCTCACATTTAGAATTACAAGAAAGAGAAGATTTGTTACGCCTCTTTGAGAAGCTCGAAACAATTATTTGCGGGACACAAGAGAAAAAAGAGAATAACTAA
- a CDS encoding ABC transporter ATP-binding protein, with the protein MKNPLLRIENLQTSFRIQDQYHAAVDDVSLTVHENEIVAIVGESGCGKSALALSIMRLHNEANTKLQGQLNYRDKDLLTMSAAEMNKVRGSNIGMIFQEPLTALDPLMTVGKQIEENLDYHTSLSKVEKKERTLELLHQVGIPKPELTYKQYPHELSGGMRQRIVIAIAIACNPALIIADEPTTALDVTIQAQILDLLKSIQEQTKMGIILITHDLSVVAETADRIVVMYAGQVVETGKVEEIFNNPLHPYTRSLLNSIPSAYAEKEKLHVIQGVVPTLAKLPRTGCRFQARIPWIRPDQHEENPILHEVKPNHWVRCTCYKHFNFQDKKGDDVTHGTA; encoded by the coding sequence ATGAAGAATCCACTTCTTCGCATTGAAAACTTACAGACTTCCTTTCGTATACAAGATCAATATCATGCCGCAGTTGATGATGTTTCGTTAACTGTCCATGAAAATGAAATTGTCGCGATAGTCGGTGAATCAGGTTGCGGAAAAAGTGCACTTGCCCTTTCCATTATGCGACTGCATAATGAAGCAAATACAAAATTACAAGGGCAGCTTAACTATAGAGATAAGGATTTACTAACGATGTCAGCCGCAGAGATGAATAAAGTACGCGGATCAAACATCGGCATGATTTTCCAAGAACCTCTTACAGCACTCGATCCTCTTATGACAGTTGGAAAACAAATCGAAGAAAATTTAGACTACCACACAAGCCTTTCAAAAGTTGAAAAGAAAGAACGCACCTTAGAACTACTTCATCAAGTTGGTATTCCAAAACCAGAACTTACATATAAACAATACCCACACGAATTATCTGGCGGAATGAGACAAAGAATTGTTATCGCAATTGCAATTGCTTGTAACCCAGCACTTATTATTGCAGATGAGCCAACAACGGCTCTTGATGTAACTATCCAAGCACAAATTTTAGACTTACTAAAATCTATTCAAGAACAAACGAAAATGGGCATCATTTTAATTACTCACGATTTAAGTGTTGTCGCAGAAACAGCCGATCGTATCGTCGTTATGTACGCTGGACAAGTTGTAGAAACAGGAAAAGTTGAAGAGATTTTTAACAACCCTCTTCACCCATATACTCGTTCTCTATTAAACTCCATTCCATCTGCTTACGCTGAAAAAGAAAAATTGCATGTTATTCAAGGCGTTGTACCGACGTTAGCTAAGTTACCTCGCACAGGTTGTCGCTTCCAAGCACGAATTCCATGGATTAGACCTGATCAACACGAGGAAAATCCAATTTTACATGAAGTAAAACCAAACCATTGGGTACGTTGTACTTGCTACAAACATTTCAACTTCCAAGATAAGAAAGGAGATGACGTAACTCATGGCACTGCTTAA